A segment of the Oleidesulfovibrio alaskensis DSM 16109 genome:
TTGGCCAGCCTTTATATTTCACAGCGAGCCTGAAACCCATTTGGCACAAACAGACGCTATATATTCTGTTTTACAGTGTATTACCAGAATGTTGCGCAATTTTAGCGACTCTATCTTGACACGTCGTTCTTTAGATTTATTCATGCTGTGCTGACCATAATTTTAAACTCTTCAAGGAGGACGCTATGATGGTTTCTAAGCTGAATCCATGGAACTGGTTTAAGAAGGAAAGCGAACAGGAAAAGACCCTTCCGGTTAAGCAGACGGAACGGGGAGCAAGGGAATACGCTTCTCCGCTTGACCACTTCCACGCAGAATTCGACCGTATGGTTGATTCGATGTTCTCTGGCTTTGGAATGCCTTCGCCTCGCCGCTTGTTCGACGCCGCCAGCCCGATGCTTGGCAAGTCTGTCATCAAGCCGAAAGTCGATATTTACGGCACTGACAAAGAGTATGTTGTTGAAGTGGATCTTCCCGGCATCGAAGAGAAAGACCTGTCTGTTGAACTGAAAGACGACGTGCTGATTCTCTCTGCGGAAAAGAAGCATGAAGAGAAAACAGAAGAAAAGGGCTACTACCGCGTTGAACGCTCTTACGGTTCCTTCCGCC
Coding sequences within it:
- a CDS encoding Hsp20/alpha crystallin family protein; the protein is MMVSKLNPWNWFKKESEQEKTLPVKQTERGAREYASPLDHFHAEFDRMVDSMFSGFGMPSPRRLFDAASPMLGKSVIKPKVDIYGTDKEYVVEVDLPGIEEKDLSVELKDDVLILSAEKKHEEKTEEKGYYRVERSYGSFRRVLNVPDDADKEGINAKLNKGVLRITMPRNKAIETESRKIAIESSKED